From one Maritimibacter sp. DP1N21-5 genomic stretch:
- a CDS encoding NepR family anti-sigma factor has product MALGSKLRKKNVPSHRPDIGRDEPGMTKQKDDDRLQRQIDDNLRKVFQSKLDEDVPDKFLDLLAKLKEQDAGGSAHGK; this is encoded by the coding sequence ATGGCGTTAGGTTCCAAACTGCGCAAAAAAAATGTGCCGAGCCATCGGCCAGACATTGGACGGGACGAGCCGGGAATGACAAAGCAAAAAGACGACGATCGACTGCAGAGGCAGATAGACGACAACCTTCGGAAAGTGTTTCAAAGCAAGTTGGACGAAGACGTGCCGGACAAGTTTCTGGACCTTCTCGCCAAGTTGAAGGAGCAGGATGCCGGGGGTTCGGCCCATGGCAAATGA
- a CDS encoding CsbD family protein, whose amino-acid sequence MNWDQVQGQWKQVKGEAQSQWGKLTNDELDEIAGDREKLEGKIQERYGKSKEEARHEVDNWLSRH is encoded by the coding sequence ATGAATTGGGACCAAGTCCAAGGTCAATGGAAACAGGTCAAAGGTGAAGCACAGAGCCAGTGGGGCAAGCTCACCAACGATGAGCTCGACGAAATCGCGGGCGACCGCGAGAAGCTCGAAGGCAAGATCCAGGAACGCTACGGCAAATCCAAGGAAGAAGCCCGCCACGAAGTCGACAACTGGTTGAGCCGCCACTGA
- a CDS encoding YqjD family protein has protein sequence MATATQTAKPSNGMDKSVKELEAQIAALKSDVSELTATLGKLGREAGTEARARASKAANTAKESAYSTAHAAGAQAREYYGQAEAQVRENPAAAVGIAAGVGFLAGLLFARK, from the coding sequence ATGGCAACCGCCACCCAAACTGCGAAGCCCTCGAACGGCATGGACAAGAGCGTCAAGGAGCTCGAGGCCCAGATCGCCGCGTTGAAATCGGATGTTTCGGAGCTGACCGCCACCCTTGGAAAACTTGGCCGCGAGGCCGGAACTGAAGCCCGTGCGCGTGCGTCGAAAGCCGCCAACACGGCCAAGGAGAGCGCCTATTCGACGGCCCACGCAGCCGGCGCACAGGCCCGTGAGTATTACGGACAGGCCGAAGCGCAGGTGCGCGAGAATCCCGCTGCGGCCGTCGGCATCGCAGCCGGCGTCGGATTCCTCGCCGGTCTCCTTTTCGCGCGGAAGTAA
- a CDS encoding trans-acting enoyl reductase family protein, producing the protein MRKIMIYGATGYTGALAARQAVAVGLDPILAGRSMTRLAPIAEELGCEKTAFAVTDNAAAREALADVEAVLNCAGPFADTWEHMTRACLDTRTHYLDITGEPDVLAGCASLDEAAKGVGITILPGVGFDVVPTDCMAAMLVERLPDAQEITLAFRGVGQASRGTATTGARHLATPPQVRRNGRIEARQGPLSTEVDFGQGPEEVMAVSWGDIVTAAHTTGVQNIEVFFQPPPATVALLRLPRVVKWFLSTPFGKPIVNAQLRKMPDGPDAEARATGRARIYGRAVNGAGEVVELRLETMEPYELTSITAPMFAQAAADGRLPTGFQTPARALGSEFVLTLDKSRMIG; encoded by the coding sequence ATGCGCAAGATCATGATCTATGGAGCCACCGGATACACCGGCGCCCTTGCGGCGAGGCAGGCGGTGGCGGTGGGTCTTGATCCGATCCTCGCGGGGCGCTCGATGACTCGCCTTGCCCCGATCGCCGAGGAGCTTGGCTGCGAGAAAACGGCCTTCGCAGTCACCGACAATGCCGCCGCCCGTGAGGCGCTCGCCGATGTGGAGGCGGTCCTGAACTGTGCCGGGCCTTTCGCGGACACCTGGGAGCACATGACCCGCGCCTGTCTCGACACGCGCACCCATTACCTCGACATCACCGGCGAACCCGATGTGCTCGCTGGCTGCGCGTCGCTTGACGAGGCGGCGAAGGGCGTGGGCATCACGATCCTGCCCGGCGTCGGTTTCGACGTGGTGCCGACCGACTGCATGGCCGCGATGCTGGTCGAACGCCTGCCCGACGCGCAGGAGATCACGCTCGCCTTTCGCGGCGTCGGCCAGGCCTCGCGCGGGACCGCGACGACCGGCGCGCGGCATCTGGCGACGCCACCACAGGTGCGCCGGAACGGCCGCATCGAGGCGCGCCAAGGACCGCTTTCGACCGAGGTCGATTTCGGCCAAGGTCCGGAAGAGGTGATGGCCGTCTCATGGGGCGATATCGTGACCGCCGCCCATACCACCGGCGTCCAGAACATCGAGGTCTTCTTCCAACCCCCACCGGCCACGGTCGCGCTGCTCCGCCTGCCGCGCGTGGTGAAATGGTTCCTGTCCACACCCTTTGGCAAGCCCATCGTCAACGCCCAGCTTCGCAAGATGCCGGACGGGCCGGACGCGGAAGCGCGCGCCACGGGTCGCGCGCGCATCTACGGGCGGGCGGTAAATGGCGCGGGCGAGGTGGTAGAGCTTCGGCTCGAGACGATGGAGCCCTACGAGTTGACCTCGATCACCGCGCCGATGTTCGCGCAGGCTGCGGCGGACGGGCGCCTTCCGACCGGCTTTCAGACCCCTGCCCGCGCCTTGGGGTCGGAGTTCGTCCTGACCCTCGACAAATCACGGATGATCGGGTGA
- a CDS encoding DUF1328 domain-containing protein has translation MLGWALTFLVIALVAALFGFGGIASASAGIAQILFFVFLVLFVVTLVARAVRGRNI, from the coding sequence ATGCTTGGTTGGGCTCTTACATTCCTCGTCATCGCGCTTGTCGCGGCGCTGTTCGGCTTCGGCGGCATCGCATCGGCTTCGGCCGGCATCGCGCAGATCCTGTTCTTCGTGTTCCTGGTGCTCTTCGTGGTCACCCTCGTGGCACGGGCCGTTCGTGGCCGTAACATCTGA
- a CDS encoding transglutaminase family protein, translating into MRLILDVSLQYTFPEPTTALLAIEAAHTDGQEIVTENIAIQDATVTRFIGDSGVGNRLWVDIPGAGLTLTYHAEVETPRANPPLDSLTAQPLNQIPAEAAPYLRPSRYVQSDKFVSFVAKKFGHLDGGAKAQAIVDWIGRELSYVPGSSIADTTVLDTFAGREGVCRDYAHLTCAMLRAANLPARMVAAYGPDVNPQDFHAVAQVWLDGGWHLVDATGMSTPETLAIVAVGRDAYDIAFMTSLAPATLVEQRVQVSRG; encoded by the coding sequence ATGCGCCTCATCCTCGACGTTTCGCTTCAGTATACCTTCCCCGAACCCACGACCGCCCTTCTGGCCATCGAGGCCGCCCACACCGATGGGCAGGAGATCGTGACGGAGAACATCGCGATACAGGACGCCACGGTGACCCGCTTCATCGGGGATTCCGGCGTCGGCAACAGGCTCTGGGTCGACATCCCTGGCGCGGGGCTGACCCTGACCTATCATGCCGAGGTCGAAACGCCCCGCGCAAACCCGCCACTCGACAGCCTCACCGCGCAGCCCTTGAACCAGATCCCCGCCGAGGCCGCGCCCTATCTTCGACCTTCGCGCTATGTCCAGTCGGACAAGTTCGTGAGTTTCGTGGCCAAGAAGTTCGGGCATCTGGACGGCGGCGCCAAGGCGCAGGCGATCGTGGACTGGATCGGGCGGGAGCTGTCCTATGTACCCGGCAGTTCGATTGCGGACACAACCGTGCTCGATACCTTCGCTGGGCGGGAAGGCGTGTGTCGCGACTATGCCCATCTGACCTGCGCCATGCTGCGGGCGGCCAACCTTCCCGCGCGAATGGTCGCGGCCTATGGACCGGATGTGAACCCGCAGGATTTCCATGCCGTCGCCCAGGTCTGGCTCGATGGCGGCTGGCATCTGGTGGACGCGACCGGGATGAGCACGCCGGAAACGCTCGCCATCGTGGCGGTCGGACGCGACGCCTACGACATCGCCTTCATGACCTCGCTCGCGCCGGCGACGCTCGTTGAACAGAGGGTGCAGGTGTCTCGGGGATAG
- a CDS encoding sensor histidine kinase: protein MITTLRERSRTLTFRIAALLALALLPVGLISVATTYQLLNRTEEDLADTLLALTSDAAAEPEAAIRTATGVAKTLVSLIPVLRAEGWPCEGPLASLLRDTPELSLIAYVQADGTVACASGGQGNDLTGRPLHEEFIERPGPRVKFNLAPSISQTPVIIVSLPVITDGEYDGYVSASIPHRKLTPIDDTATEGRPLELITFNAEGDVLTASSGMDDVEQHIPLNRALAALAGTDEVTFAGETASGEPRLFAVVPIVPGQVFALGSWEYRSGATIGGVSWGTSMVFPLIMWIVSLVVAFYAVQRMVIKPTRNLRARMLAFMRSRKLVEPKADPTVPAEIRDMEETWMRLAENILHDEAELYDTIHQRTVLLKEVHHRVKNNLQLIVSIVGMKMRKSNSPTIKNALADIQQRVMSIARVHQNLYETSTAERVRANELLDAIVHQILASATTGDESIETEFHFDECVVYPDQAVPLSLAVSELVTNALKHLGRPETGGPPRLTVRLACEAGGDKGVVTVCNTLGTPFGEGAGEESTGLGEQLVRAFASQMEAKVTRLEEDGEYHVQIEFPIQAFDDEIVPSDHTHPIVARA from the coding sequence TTGATTACAACGCTTCGCGAGCGGAGTAGAACCCTCACCTTCCGGATTGCGGCCCTGCTGGCGCTTGCGCTCCTGCCGGTCGGCCTGATCTCCGTCGCCACGACCTATCAGCTCCTCAACAGGACCGAAGAGGACCTTGCCGACACGCTTCTGGCGCTGACGTCGGATGCGGCCGCCGAGCCGGAGGCTGCCATCCGCACGGCCACCGGCGTCGCGAAGACGCTGGTCTCGCTCATTCCGGTCCTGCGGGCAGAAGGCTGGCCCTGCGAGGGGCCCCTGGCCTCGCTCCTGCGCGACACGCCGGAATTGTCCCTGATCGCCTATGTCCAGGCCGATGGCACCGTGGCCTGTGCCTCCGGCGGGCAGGGCAACGACCTGACTGGCCGCCCCCTGCACGAGGAGTTCATCGAACGTCCCGGCCCGCGCGTGAAGTTCAACCTCGCGCCCTCGATCAGCCAGACTCCGGTCATCATCGTGTCGCTTCCCGTCATCACCGACGGGGAATACGATGGCTACGTCAGCGCCTCCATCCCGCACCGCAAACTGACACCCATCGACGACACGGCGACCGAAGGTCGCCCCCTCGAGCTCATCACCTTCAACGCCGAGGGCGACGTGCTGACGGCGTCTTCAGGCATGGACGACGTAGAGCAGCATATCCCGCTGAATCGTGCGTTGGCGGCGCTGGCCGGCACGGACGAAGTGACATTCGCCGGCGAAACCGCCTCGGGCGAGCCACGCCTGTTCGCTGTCGTGCCCATCGTCCCCGGGCAGGTTTTTGCCCTCGGCTCCTGGGAGTATCGGTCAGGCGCCACGATCGGCGGCGTCAGCTGGGGCACCTCGATGGTGTTCCCGCTCATCATGTGGATCGTCAGCCTCGTCGTCGCCTTCTACGCCGTGCAGCGCATGGTCATCAAACCGACCCGTAACCTTCGCGCACGGATGCTCGCCTTCATGCGGTCGCGCAAGCTGGTCGAGCCCAAGGCCGATCCGACCGTGCCCGCCGAAATCCGGGACATGGAAGAAACCTGGATGCGTCTGGCCGAGAACATCCTCCATGACGAGGCGGAGCTTTACGACACGATCCACCAGCGCACCGTCCTGTTGAAGGAGGTCCATCACCGGGTGAAGAACAACCTGCAGCTCATCGTGTCCATCGTGGGCATGAAGATGCGCAAGTCGAACTCGCCCACGATCAAGAACGCGCTCGCCGACATCCAGCAGCGGGTCATGTCTATCGCCCGCGTGCACCAGAACCTTTACGAGACATCGACCGCAGAACGGGTTCGCGCCAACGAGTTGCTCGACGCCATCGTGCACCAGATCCTCGCTTCCGCGACGACGGGCGACGAAAGCATCGAGACCGAGTTCCACTTCGACGAATGCGTGGTCTACCCGGATCAGGCCGTGCCTCTGTCTCTCGCCGTGTCCGAGCTCGTGACCAACGCCCTGAAGCATCTCGGCCGCCCCGAGACCGGCGGCCCGCCGCGGCTGACCGTTCGGCTGGCCTGCGAGGCGGGCGGCGACAAGGGTGTCGTGACCGTGTGCAACACCCTCGGCACCCCCTTCGGCGAGGGCGCGGGCGAGGAAAGCACCGGGCTTGGCGAACAGCTCGTGCGCGCGTTTGCAAGCCAGATGGAAGCCAAGGTCACGCGGCTCGAAGAGGACGGGGAATACCACGTTCAGATCGAGTTCCCGATCCAGGCCTTCGACGACGAGATCGTGCCGTCGGATCACACTCACCCCATCGTCGCCCGCGCATAA
- a CDS encoding response regulator, translating to MDGMPDNEQEYLSVKIASLLPYLRRYARALTGSQTTGDTYAAATLEALLEDRSVFEMGLDHKVALFRAFNQIWTSSGSPVATEENGIRERAQTHLARLTTNTREALLLHTVEEFSVSDIAAIMQVDEVEVTELIKIARREMEDSVKGRILIIEDEAIIAMDLQDIVADMGHAITGVARTERGAVDLAGKEKPDMILSDIQLADGSSGIDAVNAILKSAGDVPVIFITAFPERLLTGERPEPAFVITKPYSEDQVRSAVSQAMFFSSTETLEI from the coding sequence ATGGACGGAATGCCGGACAACGAACAAGAATACCTGTCGGTGAAGATCGCATCGCTCTTGCCGTATCTTCGCCGCTATGCGCGTGCGCTGACGGGCAGTCAGACCACCGGAGATACATATGCTGCCGCCACGCTCGAGGCGCTGCTCGAAGACCGCTCGGTGTTCGAGATGGGGCTCGATCACAAGGTGGCGCTGTTTCGCGCCTTCAACCAGATCTGGACGAGCTCCGGCTCGCCCGTCGCGACCGAAGAAAACGGCATACGCGAGCGCGCTCAAACCCATCTGGCGCGGCTGACCACCAACACCCGCGAAGCGTTGCTTCTGCACACGGTCGAAGAGTTCAGCGTTTCCGATATCGCCGCGATCATGCAGGTCGACGAGGTCGAAGTGACCGAGCTGATCAAGATCGCGCGTCGCGAGATGGAAGACAGCGTGAAGGGCCGGATCCTCATCATCGAGGACGAGGCGATCATCGCGATGGACCTCCAGGATATCGTGGCCGACATGGGCCATGCGATCACCGGAGTCGCCCGCACGGAACGCGGTGCCGTCGACTTGGCCGGCAAGGAAAAGCCCGACATGATCCTGTCGGACATCCAGCTTGCCGACGGATCCTCGGGGATCGACGCCGTGAACGCGATCCTGAAGTCGGCGGGCGACGTGCCGGTCATCTTCATTACCGCTTTCCCGGAACGACTTTTGACCGGCGAACGCCCGGAACCGGCATTCGTGATCACCAAGCCCTATTCCGAGGACCAGGTGCGCTCGGCCGTGAGCCAGGCGATGTTCTTCTCTTCAACGGAAACGCTGGAGATCTAA
- a CDS encoding aspartate kinase has protein sequence MTQDEINKRNHTVEKIGGTSMSRVHELRDSLLIRATDPYNRIFVVSAFGGITNLLLEHKKSGEQGVYALFAEDNDDHGWLDALKRTGRAMEDAHRAVLDHPADISDATDFVRDRIEGARSCLFDLQRLCTYGHFRLSEHMGRVRELLSGLGEAHSAYVTALMLKRAGVAARFVDLSGWRDEGDVTLDERIALGLEGVDVSAEMPIVTGYAQCREGLMSEYDRGYSEVTFARLAALTQAKEAIIHKEFHLSSADPNLVGGAVRKIGHTNYDVADQLSNLGMEAIHPSAAKMLRQADVPLRVTNAFEPEDPGTLIDDKPADKPGVEIVTGLDVFALEVFEQDMVGVKGYDATILDALKRHKVWIVSKTSNANTITHYLRGNLKSVRRVEADLKEAYANACVGVRSLSIVSAVGRDLRKQSVLGRGLLALDQAGLDVIAAHATPRNVDVQFLMNRDEAKAAIAALHKAFMEEEADLQDAA, from the coding sequence ATGACCCAAGACGAGATCAACAAGCGAAATCATACTGTCGAGAAAATCGGCGGAACCTCGATGAGCCGGGTGCACGAACTGCGTGACAGCCTGCTCATCCGCGCCACGGACCCCTACAACCGCATCTTCGTGGTGTCGGCCTTCGGAGGGATCACCAACCTGCTGCTCGAACACAAGAAGTCAGGCGAGCAGGGGGTCTATGCGCTCTTCGCCGAGGACAACGACGACCACGGCTGGCTCGATGCACTCAAGCGCACCGGGCGGGCGATGGAAGACGCGCATCGCGCCGTGCTCGACCACCCTGCCGACATTTCGGACGCGACGGACTTCGTGCGCGACCGGATCGAGGGCGCGCGGTCCTGCCTTTTCGACCTGCAACGGCTCTGCACCTATGGCCACTTCCGGCTGTCCGAACACATGGGCCGGGTGCGCGAGCTTCTGTCAGGTCTCGGCGAGGCGCATTCCGCCTATGTCACCGCGCTCATGCTGAAGCGGGCCGGTGTCGCCGCGCGGTTCGTGGACCTGTCGGGTTGGCGCGACGAAGGTGACGTGACGCTCGACGAGCGGATCGCACTGGGCCTCGAGGGCGTCGACGTGTCGGCGGAGATGCCCATCGTCACGGGCTATGCCCAGTGCCGCGAAGGGCTGATGAGCGAATACGACCGGGGTTACTCAGAAGTGACCTTCGCCCGGCTCGCCGCGCTGACGCAGGCGAAAGAGGCGATCATTCACAAGGAGTTCCACCTGTCCTCGGCCGATCCGAACCTTGTCGGCGGCGCGGTGCGCAAGATCGGGCACACGAACTATGACGTGGCGGATCAGTTGTCGAACCTCGGGATGGAGGCCATCCACCCCTCGGCGGCAAAGATGCTGCGCCAGGCGGACGTGCCGCTTCGTGTGACCAATGCCTTCGAGCCGGAAGATCCCGGCACGCTCATCGACGACAAGCCCGCGGACAAACCGGGCGTGGAGATCGTCACAGGGCTCGACGTCTTCGCGCTCGAAGTCTTCGAGCAGGACATGGTTGGCGTCAAAGGTTACGACGCGACGATCCTTGACGCGCTCAAGCGTCACAAGGTCTGGATCGTCTCGAAGACGTCGAACGCCAACACGATCACGCATTACCTGCGCGGCAATCTCAAGTCCGTGCGGCGGGTCGAAGCCGACCTGAAGGAAGCCTATGCAAACGCCTGCGTCGGCGTGCGCTCGCTCTCGATCGTCTCGGCGGTCGGTCGCGATCTGCGCAAACAGTCGGTGCTGGGCCGCGGGCTTCTGGCGCTGGACCAAGCCGGGCTCGACGTCATCGCCGCCCATGCGACGCCGCGCAACGTGGACGTGCAGTTCCTCATGAACCGTGACGAGGCGAAAGCCGCCATCGCCGCGCTTCACAAGGCCTTCATGGAAGAAGAGGCCGACCTGCAAGACGCCGCCTGA
- a CDS encoding MarR family winged helix-turn-helix transcriptional regulator, whose translation MDRTDVSLIALRRILRATELYGKELAQAAGLSAPQLRVLQIAGEAGSATPSAIAARMGVSQATITTLVDKLVAKALVSREQSQRDRRQTNVTVTAAGQAVLDEAPDALQQRYVRKFEALEDWEQAQIIAALERVAAMLDARDIDAAPVLHHGDLKHHKH comes from the coding sequence ATGGACCGGACCGATGTCAGTCTGATCGCGCTGCGCCGTATCCTGCGCGCGACCGAGCTTTACGGGAAAGAGCTTGCCCAGGCGGCGGGTCTTTCCGCGCCGCAGTTGCGTGTGCTCCAGATTGCCGGGGAAGCGGGCTCTGCGACCCCTTCGGCCATTGCCGCGCGCATGGGGGTGAGCCAGGCGACGATCACGACACTCGTCGACAAGCTCGTCGCGAAGGCGCTCGTGTCCCGCGAGCAGTCCCAACGTGACCGGCGGCAGACGAACGTCACGGTCACGGCCGCCGGGCAAGCGGTGCTCGACGAGGCGCCGGACGCGCTTCAACAGCGGTATGTGCGCAAGTTCGAGGCCCTGGAAGACTGGGAGCAGGCGCAGATCATCGCCGCGCTCGAACGCGTGGCGGCGATGCTCGACGCAAGGGATATCGACGCGGCACCGGTTCTGCACCACGGCGATCTCAAGCACCACAAGCATTGA
- a CDS encoding ectoine synthase produces MLIRDFNELKNTDKEVADARWTSVRMLLADDGMGFSFHITTLETGSEHTFHYKHHFESVYCISGKGSITDLATGETHEIKPGVMYALNKHDHHTLRAEEELVMACCFNPPVTGTEVHREDGSYAPAEDAA; encoded by the coding sequence ATGCTTATTCGCGACTTCAACGAACTGAAAAACACCGACAAGGAAGTGGCTGACGCGCGCTGGACCTCGGTCCGGATGTTGCTTGCCGATGATGGAATGGGCTTTTCCTTCCACATCACGACGCTCGAAACGGGCTCGGAGCACACGTTCCACTACAAGCACCACTTCGAAAGCGTCTATTGCATCTCGGGCAAGGGATCGATCACCGACCTCGCCACCGGCGAGACGCATGAGATCAAGCCGGGCGTGATGTATGCGCTCAACAAACACGATCACCACACGCTGCGCGCGGAAGAAGAGCTGGTCATGGCCTGCTGTTTCAACCCGCCCGTAACCGGGACCGAGGTGCACCGTGAAGACGGCTCCTACGCGCCCGCAGAGGACGCGGCGTAA
- a CDS encoding RNA polymerase sigma factor has translation MANDKAFDDPREAVVEHLPAMRAFAASLTRNSAAADDLVQDTIVKAWKNFDKFKPGTNLRAWLFTILRNTFYSDLRKKRREVEDVDGVMAGTLSEKPAHDGRLAFADFEKVFSELPVEQREALILVGASGMSYEEAAETCGVAIGTIKSRINRGRSRLAELLELGDEDGIEITDRATMAVINAGLQVRKSGT, from the coding sequence ATGGCAAATGACAAGGCGTTCGACGATCCCCGAGAGGCTGTGGTAGAGCATCTGCCCGCCATGCGTGCCTTTGCCGCGAGCCTGACGCGCAATTCCGCCGCCGCCGACGATCTGGTGCAGGACACCATCGTGAAGGCGTGGAAGAACTTCGACAAGTTCAAGCCCGGAACCAACCTGCGGGCTTGGCTTTTCACCATTCTTCGCAACACCTTCTATTCCGACCTGCGCAAGAAACGCCGCGAGGTGGAGGATGTCGATGGCGTGATGGCCGGGACGCTTTCCGAAAAACCGGCGCACGACGGTCGATTGGCCTTCGCCGATTTCGAGAAGGTCTTCTCCGAACTGCCCGTCGAACAGCGCGAAGCGCTGATCCTTGTTGGCGCCTCCGGCATGTCCTATGAGGAAGCCGCCGAAACCTGCGGCGTGGCCATCGGCACGATCAAGAGCCGCATCAACCGGGGTCGGTCGCGTCTGGCCGAGTTGCTGGAACTGGGCGACGAAGATGGAATCGAGATCACGGATCGGGCCACCATGGCCGTGATCAATGCGGGTCTTCAGGTGAGGAAATCCGGCACTTGA
- the ectA gene encoding diaminobutyrate acetyltransferase: MNDFMHSTDRTGSPRSDALTLRKPVSEDGAAIWDLVRACKPLDENSVYCNLLQCDHFRDTCVVAEKDGEVVGWISGYIVPNEDTLFVWQVAVGEKARGLGLAGKMLDEIMEREECIDVDRMKTTITEDNDASWALFRKFARRHGGELTDDPHYHEDDHFGGRHDTEHMVTITLPEPLAAAA; the protein is encoded by the coding sequence ATGAATGACTTCATGCATTCCACCGACCGAACCGGATCGCCCCGATCCGACGCTCTCACCCTGCGCAAGCCGGTGAGCGAGGACGGGGCCGCAATCTGGGACCTCGTGCGCGCGTGCAAGCCGCTCGATGAAAACTCTGTCTACTGCAATCTTCTGCAATGCGACCATTTCCGCGACACCTGTGTCGTGGCTGAGAAAGACGGTGAAGTTGTCGGCTGGATCTCCGGCTACATCGTCCCGAATGAAGACACGCTGTTCGTCTGGCAGGTTGCCGTTGGCGAAAAGGCACGCGGTCTGGGGCTCGCGGGCAAGATGCTCGACGAGATCATGGAGCGCGAGGAATGCATCGACGTGGACCGCATGAAGACCACGATCACCGAGGATAACGACGCCTCCTGGGCGCTGTTTCGGAAATTCGCCCGCCGTCACGGTGGCGAGTTGACCGACGATCCGCATTATCACGAGGACGACCATTTCGGCGGACGTCACGACACCGAACATATGGTGACGATCACGCTGCCGGAACCGCTGGCCGCCGCCGCGTAA
- a CDS encoding glycine zipper domain-containing protein — translation MKAPLFAIAIASAFAVAGCETQNQTQATLAGAATGAAIGGLTSGSVGGALIGGATGAVAGNLIGRVADSQNDCYYRDAAGRRYVAACPS, via the coding sequence ATGAAAGCCCCCCTCTTTGCCATTGCCATTGCGTCCGCATTTGCCGTCGCTGGCTGTGAAACGCAGAACCAGACGCAGGCGACGCTTGCCGGTGCCGCTACCGGCGCGGCCATCGGGGGTCTGACCTCCGGCTCCGTGGGCGGTGCGCTTATCGGTGGTGCGACGGGTGCCGTCGCCGGCAACCTCATCGGCCGCGTGGCCGACAGCCAGAACGATTGCTACTACCGCGACGCTGCCGGTCGCCGTTACGTGGCAGCCTGCCCGTCCTGA
- the ectB gene encoding diaminobutyrate--2-oxoglutarate transaminase produces MTTQKSVNDPVFARRESEARSYCRSFDTTFASAQGSIMTDTNGRDYIDFLAGCSSLNYGHNDPDMKAALVDHITSDGIAHGLDMFTEEKAKFLKAFEEIILKPRGMDDYKIMMTGPTGTNAVEAAIKLARKVTGRRNVVAFTNAFHGMTMGALALTGNAGKRGGAGTGSLTDVTHLPYDGAFGDDVDTLAIIEQMLTNSSSGMDAPAAFIFEPVQGEGGLNAASREWIEGVAKLAREHGAMIIVDDIQAGIGRTGKYFGVEDMDIEPDMITQAKSLSGFGLPFACLLIKGEHDIWKPAEHNGTFRGNTHAFVTARVALEKFWADKVAMEGMIAEKSETLHKKLSEVAKLIPGARLKGRGFMQGVDVGSGELASDICARAFKKGLIIETSGAEDEVVKVLAALTIPNDVLERGLNILLDATRDALADNHKIAAE; encoded by the coding sequence ATGACGACCCAGAAGTCCGTCAACGACCCCGTTTTTGCCCGCCGTGAGAGCGAAGCCCGCTCTTACTGCCGGAGCTTCGACACCACCTTTGCCTCTGCGCAGGGGTCCATCATGACCGACACGAACGGCCGCGACTACATCGACTTCCTCGCGGGCTGCTCGTCGCTCAACTATGGCCATAACGACCCCGACATGAAGGCGGCGCTTGTCGACCACATCACGTCGGACGGCATCGCGCATGGTCTGGACATGTTTACCGAGGAAAAGGCCAAGTTCCTCAAGGCCTTCGAGGAGATCATCCTCAAGCCGCGCGGCATGGACGACTACAAGATCATGATGACTGGCCCCACCGGCACCAACGCCGTTGAAGCCGCTATCAAACTCGCCCGCAAGGTGACGGGTCGGCGCAACGTCGTGGCCTTCACCAACGCGTTTCACGGTATGACGATGGGCGCACTTGCCCTGACTGGCAATGCCGGCAAGCGCGGCGGAGCGGGCACCGGCTCGCTCACCGACGTGACGCATTTGCCCTATGACGGTGCATTCGGCGACGACGTCGACACGCTCGCGATCATCGAACAGATGCTGACCAACTCGTCCTCCGGCATGGACGCGCCGGCGGCTTTCATCTTTGAACCCGTGCAGGGCGAGGGGGGCCTCAATGCCGCCTCGCGCGAATGGATCGAAGGTGTCGCGAAACTCGCCCGTGAACATGGTGCGATGATCATCGTGGACGACATACAGGCGGGCATCGGCCGCACCGGCAAATACTTCGGTGTCGAGGATATGGACATCGAGCCCGACATGATCACCCAGGCGAAATCGCTCTCTGGCTTCGGGCTTCCCTTTGCCTGCCTGCTCATCAAGGGCGAGCACGACATCTGGAAACCGGCCGAGCACAACGGCACCTTCCGGGGCAATACCCATGCCTTCGTGACTGCCCGCGTGGCGCTCGAGAAATTCTGGGCCGACAAGGTCGCCATGGAAGGCATGATCGCCGAGAAATCGGAGACCCTGCATAAGAAGCTGTCCGAAGTCGCCAAGCTGATCCCGGGTGCGCGGCTCAAGGGACGCGGCTTCATGCAGGGCGTGGACGTCGGCTCGGGCGAGCTTGCCTCCGACATCTGCGCGCGGGCCTTCAAGAAAGGTCTGATCATCGAAACCTCGGGTGCCGAGGACGAGGTGGTCAAGGTCCTCGCCGCGCTCACCATCCCGAACGATGTGCTGGAGCGGGGGCTCAACATCCTCCTGGATGCGACCCGCGACGCGCTTGCCGACAATCACAAAATCGCTGCGGAGTGA